A single window of Plasmodium malariae genome assembly, contig: PmUG01_00_17, whole genome shotgun sequence DNA harbors:
- the PmUG01_00036200 gene encoding PIR protein produces MASGDPAENETSVTLFLKYKKEFETVILDIPNTKRGGKGENPGRKCGKIQRKYHDFTTPCQEVGRYLIEIKELYKHDSLKRCKYLNYLINSDEKYNNSSWFQGYKDFSSQTENICTDEIKTIPKESLDKLKKIYGYYDNFSTFNGKDNDSDGNICKSVRECYNIYNDNYNKCQKNSNDPFCEELINFKYAYDDKMNKFTPCEGLPQTLPQTEQISTQILPPTEDVDYLFVPILTTAIVLLMSFTIFFLYKFTPLKSCIYYRLRKKKIIELNKFQEESIESLQNLHEEVNRNYKGSSHNITYQPQGNT; encoded by the exons atggcATCCGGAGATCCAGCAGAAAAT gAAACTTCCGTgacattatttcttaaatataaaaaggaatttgAAACAGTTATCTTAGATATTCCTAACACGAAACGGGGAGGAAAAGGTGAAAATCCTGGAAGGAAATGTGGTAAAATTCAGAGAAAATATCATGATTTTACTACACCATGCCAAGAAGTTGGTAGatatttaattgaaataaaGGAACTCTATAAACATGATAGCCTCAAACGTTGTAAATACTTAAATTACCTAATCAATTCAGatgaaaaatacaataattcAAGTTGGTTTCAGGGATATAAAGATTTTTCGTCCCAAACagaaaatatatgcacaGACGAAATAAAAACTATTCCGAAGGAATCTTTAgataaacttaaaaaaatatatggctATTATGATAATTTCAGCACATTTAATGGTAAAGACAATGACTCCGATggtaatatttgtaaaagtGTTAGAGAAtgttataacatttataacgataattacaataaatgTCAAAAAAATAGCAATGACCCTTTTTGTGAGGAGTTAATCAATTTTAAGTATGCATATgatgataaaatgaataaattcaCTCCATGCGAAGGTTTGCCACAAACATTACCACAAACAGAACAAATTTCAACACAAATATTACCACCTACAGAAGATGTAGATTACTTATTTGTTCCCATTTTAACAACAGCTATCGTATTACTAATGTCATtcactatattttttttatataag TTTACTCCACTGAAatcttgtatatattatcgtttacgaaaaaaaaaaattattgaactTAACAAATTTCAAGAAGAATCGATAGAATCCTTACAAAACCTTCATGAAGAAGTaaatagaaattataaaGGAAGTTCTCATAATATAACTTATCAACCTCAAGGAAACACTTGA
- the PmUG01_00036300 gene encoding fam-m protein produces MYLIWMGSSNNDMYYDSNDIYFKEKFPNKEVNKQGIHITVKKNPLIKRKSSKRNSLNKAQYYIEVVDYNNGMFDGKHFHFDKKWIKKKDYDYFLEKNRRIHDIALRKIRFRKYGIGVAMFVIFLLLGIAIPILSSLPSLKDAWDSITEDGSIWYTLKEAVGGWGKDVLSYLIIALFSVLMVMLAVMLIVGFYTILRNNEKYIKIKLIKE; encoded by the exons atgtatttaatatGGATGGGAAGTTCTAACAATGATATG TATTATGATtcaaatgatatatattttaaagaaaagtTTCCAAATAAAGAAGTAAATAAACAAGGAATACATATAACAGTGAAAAAGAATCCATtgataaagagaaaaagttCTAAAAGGAATTCATTAAATAAGGCACAATACTATATAGAAGTTgtagattataataatggaatgtttgatggaaagcatttccattttgataagaaatggataaaaaaaaaagattacgattattttcttgaaaaaaacaGGAGAATTCATGATATAgctttaagaaaaataagatttAGAAAGTATGGTATTGGAGTTGCTATGtttgttatttttctcttGCTGGGAATAGCAATACCCATATTATCAAGTTTACCGTCTTTGAAAGACGCATGGGACAGTATTACTGAAGATGGTTCAATATGGTATACTTTGAAAGAAGCAGTAGGAGGTTGGGGAAAGGATGTACTGTCCTATCTTATTATAGCATTATTTAGCGTACTTATGGTTATGTTAGCTGTTATGCTTATAGTAGGGTTCTATAcgattttaagaaataatgaaaaatatatcaaaattaagttaataaaggagtaa
- the PmUG01_00036400 gene encoding fam-l protein, giving the protein MEEKIKSLLFIEIITFILLSWMYFIHMSEFTKYSNDNHNLIIKLGERNCRILAKCRKDKYSDIVNLNEKLYNNGENKKDNISYNEKYATVKKEQSNGSSKNNALKNKEIIKIKSCIFETKKCSHLEKRIFKELDYVNFLKNNRSISNKLYKKIIRKKYELRFLVPVLFLFLLLVSLILDLFVGCGLQNIFFDVMRKLSLTEWIKTLNTWLSIEPLRELYKITKSIDSSSKKTYSTLVTNFFGIIIYILPFLILGVIAILKVFYHHKKFKKYEKIKFRKR; this is encoded by the exons atggaagaaaaaattaaatctcTGTTATTCATtgaaattattacatttatacttCTAAGTTGGatgtattttattcatatg AGTGAATTCACCAAATATTCTAATGATAACCATAatcttattataaaattaggTGAAAGAAATTGTCGCATACTAGCAAAATGTAGAAAGGATAAGTATTCAGATAtagtaaatttaaatgaaaaattatataataacggggaaaacaaaaaagataatatatcTTACAATGAGAAATATGCTACAGTAAAAAAGGAACAGTCAAATGGaagttcaaaaaataatgcgctaaaaaataaagaaatcataaaaattaaatcctgtatatttgaaacaaaaaaatgttctcatttagaaaaaagaatattcaAGGAACTTGATTATGtgaattttcttaaaaacaacAGGTCAATTAGTAACAAgttgtacaaaaaaataatacgtaaaaaatacGAATTACGATTTCTTGTAcctgtattatttttatttttgttattagtATCACTAATATTAGATTTATTTGTGGGTTGCGGacttcaaaatatattttttgatgtAATGCGTAAATTATCTTTGACTGAGTGGATAAAAACTCTTAATACATGGTTATCTATAGAACCTTTGCGTGAGTTATATAAAATCACAAAATCTATTGATAGTAGTAGTAAGAAAACCTATTCTACTCTtgttacaaatttttttggtattataatttacatattacCTTTCCTTATATTAGGAGTTATAGctattttaaaagttttttaccaccataaaaaatttaaaaagtatgaaaaaataaaattcaggaaaagataa
- the PmUG01_00036600 gene encoding Plasmodium exported protein, unknown function, translated as MIQVNKFFFFIKFCAFSLLIWTYQNSYKTNTYGISYIKKIDLSNSLYVRVDRLLNEERGLHSPNGSMPLKKMSQKNFKVASDTSYNNDNYEGRLSKLKGKSSKKEKNVSPSIIKPKNGLDDIYDIKMVKAFDNENKEVNNPKCEFAQKFLRRILVIIPVILFSIAALVLAMLTKETYIKDYSALTFSIFVSIFILTVLVTYCKLLKNMYKGNNK; from the exons ATGATACAAGTTAAcaaattctttttcttcattaaatTCTGCGCATTTTCCCTTTTAATATGGACATATCAGAATTCATATAAG ACAAATACATATggaatatcatatattaagaaaattgaTTTAAGTAATTCATTATATGTAAGAGTAGACAGattattaaatgaagaaagaGGTTTACATTCCCCCAATGGAAGCAtgcctttaaaaaaaatgtctcAAAAAAACTTTAAAGTGGCATCTGATACatcatataataatgataactATGAAGGACGGCTTAGcaaattaaaaggaaaatcgtcaaaaaaggaaaaaaatgtatcaCCATCCATTATTAAACCTAAAAATGGATTAgatgatatatatgatattaaaaTGGTAAAAGCATTTGATAATGAAAACAAAGAAGTAAATAACCCTAAGTGTGAATTTGCACAAAAATTTCTAAGGCGTATTCTTGTTATTATTCCAGTTATATTGTTTAGTATTGCTGCATTGGTGTTAGCAATGCTAACAAAAGAAACGTATATAAAAGATTATTCCGCATTAACCTTTTCAATATTTGtttcaatatttattttaacagtATTAGTTACTTACTGtaaattattgaaaaatatgtacaagggtaataataagtaa